In Harpia harpyja isolate bHarHar1 chromosome 21, bHarHar1 primary haplotype, whole genome shotgun sequence, the DNA window attgtgtatggctagtaactttgagcaagacgttccattgcaggaattaacgtctcctgtggttttacatgttaggtctaagcaaaggaGTGGGTCATGTGAAGTCGCCTCCGcgacttttattttattttattttagtacattttatttttcctaaggctcagcctaaacCTCctaagaggcagtttgtggctgttgccTCTGCCATAATAATCATAGTCCTCTGCGGAAGACAGCTTGGCTCTGTGATCTTTCCGGGTAGGTTTAGGCTCTTATTAGGTTGCCCCATGTCTCCTTTAGCAGGCTAGAGAGGCCCGGTTTCctcagactctcctcacagctcatGCTTTAGGCTCCCAGCTCCATTTTGGCAGTTTCTCCACTTTCCTTTTGAAATGTGAAGCCCGCTGGCTCATATGGCATTGTCATGGTTCCcaggcccttctcctcagggcacTCCTTAGCCAGTCAGGTCCCTTCCCATGCACATGGAGGTATTGTGCAGCTTGTGGGCGGAGATAAAAACAGTTCAATAGGTGAAGGAAAGAGGTAGAAAGCCACCTTAAAACTAACAAGCACTGCAAAGACAATCACTCaacacctcccacaagcagactgacaCCCAGCCGCTCTCCCTGCAACAGGCACCTTGAATGACAAAAAAATCCACCTCCTTTTGCCCCTGCCCctggttttgttgctgagcatgacatcatatgttAGGGAACATgcctttggtcagtcggggtcagctgtcctggctgtgtccccccgagaacttcttgcccacccctaGCCTACtcactgggagggagcagagtgagaaGTAGAGAAGGCCTAgacactgtgcaaacactgctgagcaatagccaaaacactggtgtgttgtcAATACTGGTTTAGGCAGACATGCAAAACATAGTACCCTACAGGGCTGCTACGAAGGAAGTTaaccccatcccagccagactcagTCCACTTGAACGGGGGGGCCCAGAAATGGACGCAGTAGCGTACAGGTGGTGTAGGGAGTGATGAGCAGGGGGAGACCATCATTTCCCTCCCTCTTTTGGTGAGGCTCCTCTTCTACACAGTCGAGGACACTGCTGGCTTCCTTTGCCACCAGGTCGCAGTGCTGGATCACGTTTTGCCTTCTGTCCCCCAGAACCAGCAGGGCcatttccacagagctgctccccagccaggcagtccccagtccctgccactgCAAGGTGTTAGTCTATCCTAGGCACAGGACCTGGCCTTTGTCCTTCTACTATTTCATTAAGTTCCTGACAGGACAGTCCTTCTGCCTGTCAGGTTGCCCCTGAATGGCGTCCCAAGGCACAGGAATGGATTTCCCAATCCAGTGCCATCGACAAACATGGTGAGAGTTGCCTCCTCCAGGTCGCAGCTAAAGGTGTTAAACTGCACAGGGCCCAGGAGCATCCCCTCTGCTGCCCCACAACGTTCCAGTACATCCCATCTCAGCCTGATCGTCCAACTGGTGTTTTACCTATCCCTTTGTCTACCCTTCCAGACCGTAATGTCCTAAGTTGGGTAGAAGAATATGAGGGAGACCATGCTAAGAGGTTTGCTGAAGCTGAGGAACATGACATCCACTTTTTATCTCCTCAGGCACAACTGCAGGCTATCAGCTTGGCGAGGCATCATTTACCCTTGGTAAGTCCATGTTGACAGTTCTTCCCCTTTAGGTGCCCAGAAATGTCGCTCAAGAGGACTCTGATTGATTGCACACTCTTCACCAATGTCAGATTGTACAGTCTGGGGTTCCCTGGGTTGCACTTTTGGCCTTTTTCAAAGATGGGTGCgacatttgcttttcctctctcacAAGTGACCTCTGCCAATCCAACGACCTTTCAAAAGGGATATTCCAAAGAAAAACCCATTTTCCCCTGTAACTTCACTACCACCATTCTGCCTGTTATACCACATGCTTAATGTCTCTAatctttttcatatattttcccCTGTCCAGGACAGAATGACCATTTCTAACATCATCTTTTCAGCAGATGGTCTGGGCAAAGGCTCTTTCCACTCTTCTCCAATTTTCCCCTCCCTTTAATCTTTGGTCATTTAGATACCTCTCACCTATGCTGCTGTTTTGAGCTTCAGACACTAAAAGCTTACCTGTCCTTCAACAGTCTAATTGTCTCCTTAGCCAACTCTTTAATTATGTTTATATCTGTCTTTCTGTATCTACCTGCCTAAAATATTTCTCATAAGATTATCCCTTGTAGAAAGGCAACCTCCTTAGGAGCCGGCTGTACTTAGCATATGCTTGCGGAATGTGTTTTATTGTTTATGAAACTTGACCATGCTTTACTGTTCTTTGCTTGCAAAGAGGAAGAATCCTTCTGTGCCTGTGGGCAGCGAGTTCTCTAAGGAGAGCAGGTGGAAGATGGTGCGAAGGATCTGTAACACCCAGCTGCAGACTTCAGTGGAGAGTTCTGATGCAAGGAAAAGTGAGGTAAGTCCCAGAGGGCTGATGAGAAAAATGGTGGcattggggaggtgaggagcaaggttgtccatacaCAGTCAGACCTCAAGGCACTGCTTCTTCTACCTGTTCAGACCTCCTGAGGAGACACTCTGGATCATTATCACTTGGAGAATGCTGCTATAACCTCTTCTCTAACTAGAGAGTCACTGCAAGTaccttcattttgtttaattaaagaaGGAGTATAGCTCCTTGTTCACACAGTCGCTGGGTCACACGAGGGAGGTAGATGATGAAGTAAAAGTGGGGTGTCCACATGTCTTTGTGGACAACATTATCACAAGAATGAAAAGcgagagaagaaaaaacctcacCCAATAACGACaacaaataaaactaataaaGAAAGGCTGGGCCTGTAATAAGTTACATTACGAGTCATATGCTGAAGAAGATGGACACAACAGCTTCTGGAAAAATTCCGTCATCCATTTCCACACTGCATCCTTGAggtcctggttcctcatgctgtagatgagggggttcactgctggaggcacgactgagtacagaactgctaTCACCAGATCCAGGGATGAGGATGAGATGGaagggggcttcaggtaggcaaatgtggcagtgctgagaaacagggagaccacggccaggtgagggaggcaggtggaaaaggctttgtgccgtccctgctcagaggggatcctcagcaccgccctgaagatctgcacataggacagcacgatgaaaacaaaacacccccaaaagaCAAAAGCACTAAACACGAGAAGTTGaaattccctgaggtaggcatctgagcaggcgagcttgaggatctgggggatttcacagaagaccTGGTCTACAGCATGGCCTTGGCAGAGAGGGATTGagaatgtattggcagtgtgcagcaaaGCATAGAAAcaaccactgccccaggcagctgctgccatgtggacacaagctctgctgcccaggagggtcccgtagtgcaggggtttgcagatggcaatgtagcggtcataggccatgacggTGAGAAGAAAACActctgctgaaatgaaaaagacaagcagaaaggCCTGGGCAGCACATCCCaagtaggagatggccctggtgtcccagagagAGTTGGCCATGACTTTGGGGAGAATGCTGGAAATGCAGCCaaggtcgaggagggagaggttgagaaggaagaagtacatgggggtgtggaggtggtggtcgcaggctatggcggtgatgatgaggccgttgcccaggagggcagccaggtagatgcccaggaagagcccaaagtgcaagagctgcagctcccgtgtGTCTGcgaatgccaggaggaggaactgggtgatggagctgctgttggacatttggTCCCTCTGGGCATGGGGATCTGTTCAGGGAGGTAAAGAAAGTGAGAATTTAGTCACCTTCTGTGAGCAAcacctactgcatttttttagaaACCCCTCAAACTACCTCTCTCcttttcaggaagacctttggcaggtCCCTTGAGCTCTGGTTGGTGACCACTGAGGGTGCCACTGGGAACAGCTAACTCTGCTGTCGGATTAGGAAGAGAAAGTAATGGGTAATAGGGGAATAGAAACCGGGACTGATCAGATGGCCACTGGCCAGGGGAAGTTACCTATTAGCAGGTCCTGACAAGCAGGTCAAATCATCCCTGAAGAAACCACAAAGGCGATTTTGGTGCTGTCTGTAGGCAGAAAGGTGGGAAGGGAATTTGGGAGGTGCCTCGCAAACCGTCTGATCTCTTTCAGGGTAATGCTCTAGGAGTCTCCATCACTGTACAAACTCGATTACCAACCCACTGTGTCCCCACCCCCGCCAGGGCAGGAAACAGCAGAGACTGGAAAGTGCCTTCCTTTTCGGCTAGCCCCTGTCTTGACCTTCCTCTTGAAAAATCGACTCCAGAGGTATCCTGGGAGCGACCTGGAGCTCTGAGCAGTCCTGACCCACGCAGCACCCTCCTGACAGCAGGaggaccctgccctgcctggggttGCTGCTTCCACCCACAGATTCTCTTTGCAGCGCCGTGAGGAGCTCCCCgggcaggctgagtgctgacccgggcaggctgagtgctgaccctggcaggcagcagagtCCCTGTCCCGGCACACAGCCCCCAGGAGCGCAGGGACCCTGCTcggaaggacagccctgggcacccctcaCTGCACTCCTGGCTTCTCACCCCTGCAGTCATCcccaggaggaggcagctgccaTGCCCTGTCCTACTGAgagtgcagcagggaagccctgctctgcagcacatccttctcctttctgctagGGAAACTGCAGAGTCCTCCTGACAGATCCTACAGGCAGTGAGATGAACCAGCCTTCGGAGATCCCTCCAGGATACTCATTATCATTGTGCTGCAGCTCAGAGACTTACCAGGtagagggctgtgaagactttGCCGTCAGTGAGCTCTTAGCATCCTCCCACCCCGGACTCTTGaacctctctctgcctcactcctctcctcttggcaccttgcaggcagtgccctcagccctgctgcgctttgccgAGGAGccgctcctgggcagagctgtctctctgcaccACTGCCCACTTACCATGAGCTCCCTCCGTCCCAGGAGCCCggcacagctcagcagcagaggaccagcccaaggcagcactttctctgccccctctgggctccctccgggggtccctggggctccaggggaagcTGCTGGGAAAGAGATGGAACAAATCACTGCTGTTctctccctcagctggggagagacacttatTGCCAGCACTGTCCTTTCTTCTATCAGAAAAAGAGTTGGCCATGAGAATCACCTTCCTTTGTTCCACCATGAGACAGGACACctggacagggacagggagggatccCCTTTACCCCTCTGAGGGAACAGGTACAGCTGAGTCAATCGAGGCATCTCCTTCAGGCTGTGCAGTCCTGGTGCTGGAAGGGGACTCCGCTCCCTCCTGTGACGACtgccacaaacccacaggagctGGGATTCCTCTCCTCTTGCCTCGCTTCAGGTGTGCACAAAATAGGCACCGGCATGTGAGCTCCTTGTCTCTGCTCCCATGCTAATCAATGCAgagggaggctgggagggagatGCAAATACCTGGTGACAtctgaggtgccagaggtggtcctaGCTGCAAATGCCAATGGAGCAGTTCATAGAGACAGGCCAACATCTGGGGGCATCCTCTTGGAGGCTGCTGGGAAGTTCCTTTGGCcatctgaaatgacagctgatacCCAAATTAAGGGCAGCTGAACTCATTGTGTTCAGGGCAGCTCACAGAGTGATTCAGCTGAACAACTGTCCCCTGGGCCACAGGGAGAGCTcagtctctctcttctccatcagcTGTATTTCCTACATCTCCACTGATTACACTGGCAGCTGTCTCATGTTCAGCCCCACGTTGCCTTACAGAATCTGGGGCAGGTACTCTATGGAATGGTCACATCCAGGCCCACAGAGCTACAtgagatgccagggctggcagggaccacacagcacctgcaggaAAGCAATTCCCGTTCAGGGCAGGGATGTCACAGATGTTCTTGTCCTCctggttgtgttttggtttgtacTAATAGTCTCGTCTTTGGGGGGATTTCATGGACTGGGGTGGGATGCAGCTACAGGGACACAGATGCCTGCTGGCAGTTTAGACGCCCTGGGACCCTCTGCTCAGGCTCCATCTGCAGCGCCTGAAGGGCTCTGGTCTCCTGCAGGTCCTCTCTGACAGCTGGCAGTCCCAGGCACGTACCTCAGGTAAAGCTCGAGAGGCGGCACTGGGGCTTATGGTCAGACAGAGGAACTCTGCCTGAAAACCTAGgaaacctttttaatttttaaaaaaggagcaccgtttcatcagctgaaatgttcAATACTTTCCATAAAGTGTCAGTGGGATTTCTATCATGccaaaaatgtgaattttcagGATGTGCACCAATCATGGGAGAAGATACATTGACCTTCCCCTGTACTTGCCTTGGCAGTACTCTGTGTATTATACTGTACATTTATTCTCAGTGATCTGTCTGGTATTTCCACCCGTCCTGACTAAATTGACCATGTCTGAAGTCACCTTTCCAGCAGACTAACTGGACATATGCCCTTTCCATTGTTCTCGAGGTTTCCCTTCCCCTTACTCTGTGACCATTCATATGCCTCTCACCCATCCAGTTGCTGCTCTGAgctttggagagggaaaaaactTTCGTGTCTTTCAGTAGCCTGCCCAATTGTCTCTTtaattatgtttatatatatcGTGTCCTGTCTGTCTATCTAAAATAAGTCTTGTATGGTTATCCCCTAAGGAAGATGAACCTCATTGGAGGCAGCTTGGACTTACCATACAGTTGAGAAGCGTGTTTTATCATTTATCCTgttttactttgggtttttttggagtttGTTATAATTATCAGAACTGTGTGCAGCCAGTTCTCTAAGGAAAGCAGGGGGAAGTTGGCACAAAGGAGCTGTCACCTCCAGTTGCAGACTTCAGTGGAGAAGTCTGATGTCAGGAAAAGTGAGGTAAGACCCAGGTGGCCAATGAGAGAAATGGCAAggctggggaggtgaggagcacgGTTGTCCCTACAGTGTCGGACCTCAAGGGACTGCTTTTCTTACTGGTCGAGACCTCCTTGGGAGACCCTGGACGAGGACCAGCTGGGGAAGGCTGCTATCACACCTTCAAAGTGGTCATTGAAATCTTTCCCTTTCACTCCACTCCTGAAACCTCTTTAATTAGCAGTACAAGTCTCAAAGACTTGAGGAAGATGACGGAAGAGACATGACTCCTGAGGGCTTTGTTAATTTTAATGAGCCGTGTAGTGTATTTGGTCCTCTGAGTCCATGAACTTGAGATCCTGAGAGGAGATAGAAGTAATCTCTCAAGAAgtcaaagtcagaagaaaaacccaaagcattAATGGGTCCCACTGAGAGCCATTCCTGATGAAGCCTCCCCAGGGACTCGTTAGAGCAGATAATGGGAAGCTGTGATTACAGGTAGGCAAAGGCACTGTGcaggtggctctgatgctgagaaaaccctttGTTTTATGAAGCAGAAAGGCCTATCCCTTAAAAAAGATCATCTTCTGTCTTGCCAAAATCCCAGTGTCCCCCTCAAaaccctccctgcccaggactGTCCATGCCCCTCCTCACTCTTTGCACATAGAGTCACACGCTGAGGTTTCTGCTGTCGAGTTTTCTCCCCCGATACAGGGCAGCAGAGTGACCAGTGTCATTGAAATACCTTGGGTCTGGATGACCAAATCTTACCTATCTGTTACAGCGTCTTCCTAAAGGAGTGCCTACGTCATCGAATCACATTCCTTTTCATCCCCTCCAGGGTACGTGACGTGTGATGCTGATTTAGGTGAAGCAATAGATGAGACTGGTCTCACTCAACATCAGGCTCAGTGCAGATGTCTATGACTGATTGAGTTGTCTAGTCTTCCCTCTAGCTAACGGAGAGAAAGAAGTTGCCTCAAATGAGGTATGCAGGGGTACTTTTCTGGTGGTGACTAGCTAATGCTCCAGAAGGGCTCCTGAAGTTCCCGTGTCTTGTTTCCAGGCTACCCCAGGACATCTCAGACAGCAACAGCCTCTCAACGTGGCCAAAGGAATCAAGCCCCGAATGTAGATTTTGTCATGAGTTGAAACCCACCGCCTCTGGGAAGGGAGGTGCTGTCCCTCACAGagctcagggctcttcctggaGGCAGTTTGATGTGGGATGTGCAATGGCAAGTGAAGGACAACGCTATGACAGTGCCCAGACTTCCCAGGGGCTGCGAGGAGACAATAAGGCCCCAGTGCCATGAGAACAACCTCTCTCCTCGTAGACCTCAGTGGCACAGACAGCTGCTGTGGCCAAGGGGAGAAAGACTCAAGCCGACGCAGGCAGGATGAAAGCTCTTTGGGAAGGACCGgctgggaaggcaaggaggggCGGTGGTCCTTTATCCGGCAGGTCAGcaggaatgcatggagctctgccttgggatggGTGATGAGCCAGCGAGGAGCTTCTGGGTCAGGATCAGCAGGCAGACAGCACTGTTGATGTTGTAGAGGGTGCCTGCTGCAGAGCACCTGGTCAGGAAGCACCAGGTGAGCCCTTCTTCAGGCAACAGGCAGAAACCTGGtgttcacaggccctggtcctcatgagGACTCGAACcacccagatgtctgctggaaggacaacacagcaggacacatGCAATCCAGGCGGTTTCTGGAGAACATCACTGATAACTTTCTGAGAATGGGCttggaaagccaaagcccacctgaaGTTCCATCCatgagtactgagggaactggcggaggtgcttgccaagccactctccatcatccatcagcaatcctggtcaacaggggaggtcctaGAGGACTGGAGGCTTCCAGTGTGATGCCGATtgacaagaagggttggagggaggatccggggaactacaggcctgtcagcctgacctcggtaccggggaagattatggaacggtttgtcttgagagcactcacatggcaagtccaggacaagcaggggatcaggcccagtcagcatgggtttacgaaaggcaggtcctgcttgagcaacctgatctccttctatgaccaggtgacccacctagtgcatgagggaaaggctgtggatgttgtctacctcgacttcagcaaggcctttgacactgtctctcatggcatactccttgagaagctggcggctcatggcttggacgagtgtactcttcgctgggtgaaaaactggctggatggacgagcccagagggttgtggtgaatggggtgaaatccagttggcggcgggtctcaagcggtgttccccagggctcagttttggggccagttctgtttaatatcttcatcaatgatctggacaaggggattgagtgcaccctcagcaagtttgcagatgacaccaagttgggaggcagggtcgatctgctcaagggtaggaaggctctccagagagatgtggacaggctggatcgatgggctgagccCAGTTgaatgaagttcaacaaggccaagtgccgggtcctgcacttcggtcacagcaatcccaagcagcgctacaggcttggggaagagtggctggaaagctgcccggcagagaaagacctgggggtgctggttgacagccggctgaatatgagccagcagtgtgcccaggtggccaagaaggccaacggcatcctggcctgtatcaggaacagtgtgcccagcaggagcagggaggtgattgttcccctgtattcggcactggtgaggctgcacctcgagtcctgtgttcagttttgggcccctcactacaggaaagacgttgaattgctggagtgtgtcctgagaagggcaaccaagttggtgaggggcctggagcacaagtcttaggaagagcagctgaggaaactggggttgttaagtctggagaaaaggaggctgaggggagaccttatcgctctctacaactacctgaaagggggttgtagtgaggtgggtgttggtctcttctgtcaggtggctggagataggacaagaggaattGGCCTCAAGTTAGGGGAatggagatttaggttggatattaggaaaaatttctttactgagagggttgtcagccattggaataggctgcccagggaagtggttgagtcaccatccctggaggtattcaaaaagatcagagacaaggtagtccagaacatggtttagtgggcatggatgatggttggactcgatgatcttgaaggtcttttccaacctaaatgattctatgattctaagagctgccctgagcagcagtggttggccgtgtgtagggttgggagagagtgtcaagggatttcagtgagaaacagagggaaggtggatggctttagcaaatccttaaaccatacctgagcccagaaatggaaaggagtggttgtctgtgggttgaggaggagaaggaggaggtttgtcctgggaagatggcaggaaggaagacccttcttgtgcaaatcagggacgaaagagacatttccatgttgtgt includes these proteins:
- the LOC128134982 gene encoding olfactory receptor 14C36-like, which codes for MVEQRKVILMANSFSDRRKDSAGNKCLSPAEGENSSDLFHLFPSSFPWSPRDPRREPRGGRESAALGWSSAAELCRAPGTEGAHDPHAQRDQMSNSSSITQFLLLAFADTRELQLLHFGLFLGIYLAALLGNGLIITAIACDHHLHTPMYFFLLNLSLLDLGCISSILPKVMANSLWDTRAISYLGCAAQAFLLVFFISAECFLLTVMAYDRYIAICKPLHYGTLLGSRACVHMAAAAWGSGCFYALLHTANTFSIPLCQGHAVDQVFCEIPQILKLACSDAYLREFQLLVFSAFVFWGCFVFIVLSYVQIFRAVLRIPSEQGRHKAFSTCLPHLAVVSLFLSTATFAYLKPPSISSSSLDLVIAVLYSVVPPAVNPLIYSMRNQDLKDAVWKWMTEFFQKLLCPSSSAYDS